GTGCCGCGTTCGTTTGCGGTGAAGTAAAGCCCGTCGAGCGAGCCGCCTTCGGGGAGGTTCACTTTTGCGACGTCCACGCGCATGAGGTCGTTGTTATACATGAACGGCTCTTTGTTGCAGACGAGCGTGAAGCCCGAAGTGGGCATGAGCAGCGGCTCTCGCGCGAACGATGTCGGCATTGTTTCCGACGTTGCGACGTGGAAAGTTACGAGGTTTTTGATTTCGTTGCCCGCGCAGCCCGCGAGTGTTGCGAGCGCGGCGAGTGCCGCGAAAATTTTTGCGATTTTCATCATATGATAATGCTTCCGAGCTGGTTTTGGATTTTAAACACCAAGTCTTCGTCCAGATTTTTTTGCGGGACGAGAAATTCGCGTTTGGTAGACGGTTGGACGTATTTCTGGAATCCCCCCGCGGGGCGTCCGACCGCCCGCAGAATGCGTTTGCGTTCGAGGAGTAGGGCGAGCATTTGTTTTACGACGTCCGCTTCCTCTGTCTCGATTTGCGTGTCGGCGTCGAAGAGCGACACGAAGAAGTCTTCCGAGCTTTCGAGCGACATTCTTCGGGCGGCGCGTTCGTCGGCTTCGGGGTGTTCCGAGACCACGCGCTCCCATTTGCCGAGAATGCGTCCGCGCAGTTTGGAGTCGTCAAATTCGTCCTTGTGGCAGTCCATGCGGTCGAGCTGTCCGAGTTCGTTGACGTAGACGGCGCAGACGACGGTGTCGCCCGCCCTGATTTCGCGGTCAGAGAGGGCGGACTTTTTCGAAAGCGGTTTTATCTGCCAGTCGAGCACGGTTAGCCTTCGGCTTCTTCGTTGGGGAGCGTGTTTGCGTCGGCGGAAAGTTCGGCGCGTTTGCCGCGCTTGTACGCCCAGACCGACAGCACAATCGTGAGCGCGCCGCCCAGCCCGTAGGCATAGGCGAGGTCAAGCCCGAAGCCGACGGGGCCGCCGTGTTCGGGCGAAATCCACAGAATGTATGTAAGCACGATGAACGCCATGAACATTCCGGGAAGCAGCGCCACGAATCCGTTTTTCGAAAGCCTGAACAGCCAGACCGACGCCGCAAGCAGCGTAGACGCCGCGAGCACTTGGTTGCCCCACGCAAAGTAGTTCCAGAGGTTGTTGAAAGATTCCGCGCTGATTTGCGACCACGCCAAAAGCCCCGTCGTGCCGATTATAAGCGGGAGGGTTGTGAGCAGGCGTTTCGAAATCGGTTTTTGGTCGATTTTAAAGATTTCCGCAATGCTCAGGCGCATGCTTCTCATGGCGGTGTCGCCCGAAGTAATCGCCAAGATGACGACCGCGAACACCGTGACGATTCCCATCCAAGTGCCGAGGAAGTGTTGCGAAACGTAAATGAGGACGTCGGTCGGCGTTTTCTGGAAGTATTCGGGCTTCATGTTGTAGACGGCAAGCCCCGCCGCCGCCCAAATCATGGCGATTACGCCTTCAAGTACCATCATTCCGTAGAATGTGGAACGCGCCTCGCGCTCCGAGCGCATTGTCCGCGCGACAATCGGCGACTGCGTTGCGTGGAAGCCCGAAATAATACCGCACGCAATCGTAACAAAGAGCAGGGGAATCACGGGGTGTCCGTTTGCCGCGCACCATTTCATTTCGGCGAATTTCGCGCTTTCGCCCAGAACTTCGGGCGACTCAATCAGCTTGAAGCAAATCGACACGAAGACCGCGAGCGTTCCCACAAGCAGCATTAAGCCGAAGAGCGGATAGATTTTGCCGATGATTTTATCGACGGGAAAGAGCGTCGCCAAAACGTAGTATGTGAAGATTGCCCCGACCGTCCACCAGAAGATGCTGATTTGCGGAAATTCCTTGTCTATGAGGTTTGCGGGCACGTTGATGAACACCGCAACAACAAGCAGCAGCAGCAGCACCGTGAACGCCGAGAAAAATTTTGAGTACGCCGAGCCGAGGTTTTGGCGGATAAGCGCGGGCAGGTTTGCGCCGCCGCCGCGCAGCGACATCATTCCCGCCAAGAAATCGTGCGTAGCCCCCGCGAGAATGTTTCCGACGGGAATTATTATAAACACCATCGTCCCGAATTTTATGCCCAGTATCACGCCGATTACGGGGCCCACCCCCGCGATGTTCAGCAACTGGATAAGCATGTTTTTCCAGTGGGGGAGCGTGAGAAAGTCTACGCCGTCGCGCTTCGAGACGGCGGGCGTAGCCCTGTCGTCGGGGGCGAGGACTTTTTCGATAAAGCTGCCGTAGGCGAAGTAGCCCGCGACGAGCAAAAGCAAACCTAAGAAGAACAATAGCATATATGGTAATCCCGATAATTTAAGTGTAAGTTTTTGCCGTATTTTTCCGAACAACCGTTGGACGGCATAATCGCGAAAGTATCCGACTTTTCCTCCGTTATGTCAAGCTTGCGCCTGAAATTTTTATCGACAAACGGCGTCGGCGCGTCCACTTTTTGCGGAATGTTCAAATTCGTGAAATTGCGCACATTGGCTGCGGTAGGTCTCGGCGGCGCGATTGGCGCGTCCGCCCGCGTCGGCGTTTGCGCCGTTGTTGACGACGGCATTTTGGCGATTCTTGCGTGCAACATTGCCGGCTCTTTTCTGCTTTCCGCCGCCGTCGAGCTGCGCGAATCCGTACACCCCGATTTCGAAAAACTTGTAGCCGTCGGCTTTTGCGGCGGGCTTTCGGTCTTTGCGGGCTTTTCGCGCGATTCCGTTTCCTTCCTTTCCGCCGACGCCTACGCGCCTTTCTTCTTGAACCTGCTGGGGAACTTTGTGCTGTGCGTCGCCGCCGTTTTTGCCGCCCGCGCGTTGTTCCGTGTTTTTCGCAAGCCGACTCTTTCCGAAAAAATCGCGGGCTTTTTCGACAAGTCCGACAGGGGAGGGCGCGGCGAATGAACGCGCTTTTGATGTTTTCCGCTGCGGCTCTCGGCGGCGCGTTCGGCGCGCTTGTCCGCTATTTTCTTGCGGCGGCGTGGGATAGAAAGGCGTTTCCGTTCGGGACGTTCGCGGCGAATATGTCGGCGTCGTTCATTTTGGGGACTCTTACCGCGCTTGCTTCGCGCGGCGTATTGGAGGGCGACCTTGCGGTGTTTTCGGAGGCGGGCTTTTGCGCCGCGCTCTCCACGTTTTCGTCGCTCGCGTTCCAGATAGCCGAAATGCTTTCCGAAAAAAGGTATCTGAGCGCATCTTTTTACGCAACGACCACGCTCATGTTCGGCATGGCGTTGTTTTTGTCCGCCGAGCAGTGCATGCTTCGGCTGTTATAGAATCGTAATTGCGTGGCGCCCGTCGGGGAGTATCGACATCTCGATTTTTATTGCCTCCTGCGGGACGCATTCGGCGACGTTCTCCCACCATTCCACGCATACGCAGCGCGGGGCGGGGGCGACTTCGTCGAGGGCGAGGTTTTCGAAAGCTTCGGGAGAGTCGAGCCTGTACGCGTCGATGTGCGCGAGCTTGCGCCCGTCGGGGGCGTCGTAGAGCGAGAGTATATTGTACGACGGGCTTTTCACCCGCGCCGAAATTCCAAGACCCTCGGCGATTCCCTTGACGAACGCGGTTTTGCCCGTGCCCAAATCGCCCGAAAGCGCGACGAACGCGTCGTCGGGCAGGTTTTTTGCGAATTTTGCGGCGAACGCGCGGGTTGCTTCGGGCGAGTCCGAAACAAAGCGCGCGCCGCCTGCGTGGTTTTTTGGCATTAGAGCTTTGCGCAGAATTTCTTCGTGCGCTCTATTCCCTTTACGATTGTTTCGTCGGCGACGGCGTAGCTGAAACGAATGTTCGCGTCGGCTCCGAACGCCACACCCGGGACTACCGCCACAAGCTCCTCGTCGAGGAGTTTCGAGCAGAAGTCGGTAGACGAAAGCCCGAAAGACGAAATGTTCGGGAAAAGATAGAACGCGCCCTTCGCCCTGCGGCACGAAACGCCGTCGATTGAGTTGAGACCCTCCCAGAGCGTGAGTCTGCGCCTGTCGAAAACCGCGAGCATTGCTTCAAGCGATTCCTTTGCGGCGGCGGGATTTTTTATCGCCTCCAACGCGCCGTACTGCGCGAAAGTCGTGGCGTTCGAAGTCGTCTGCGTTTGGAGCTTCGCCACCGCCTTTGCGATGTCGTCGGGGGCGCACATAGAGCCGAGCCTCCAGCCCGTCATCGAGTACGCCTTGCTGAAGCCCGACACCATGATTGTGTGGTTGCGGGCGTCTTCCGAAAGCCCCGCGGGGCTGAACGCGTGCGTGCCGTCGTAGGTGAGGAAAGAGTAGATTTCGTCGCTCATGACGATGATTCCGTGCTTTACGACAACCTTCATGATGGCTTCAAGCTCGTCTTTTGTGTAGACCGAGCCTGTGGGGTTCGAGGGGCTGTTGAGCACAAGGAGCTTTGTCTTTTCCGTAATGGCGGCTTCGACCTGTTCGGGCGTGAGCTTGAAATCGTTTTCCTCCGTCGCCGAGACGAAGACGGGAACGCCGCCGCAGAGCTTTGCCATTTCGGGGTAGCTTACCCAGTAGGGCGCGGGGATAATCACTTCGTCACCTGGGGAGACAACCGCCTTCATCGCCAGATAGCAGCTGAACTTGCCGCCCGCGCTGATTATGATGTTGTCGGCGGAAATGTTTTTGATGTTCTTTTTCTCTCCGTAGAACGCCGCGAGCCTTTCGCGGAGTTCGGGCAGACCCGACGAAGCTATGTATTTTGTTTTGCCTTCGTTTATCGCCTTGATTGCGGCTGCCTTGATGAATTGGGGCGTGTCGAAGTCGGGCTCGCCTGCGCCGAATCCGCAGACGTCCTTGCCTTCCGCCTTCAATTTCTTCGCCTTTGCGTCGACCGCGAGGGTCGGCGACGGTGCTATATTCTGTGCCCAAACTGAGAGTCTGCTTTTCATAATTATCTGTCTCTTACTTAAAATTCGGATAACGCGGTTTATCAAAACTTTTTCGATATAATCGCCGATTTCCTACAAAAATGGACAAAGTTGCGCGGTTGTCGAGTAAGAATTTCGCTTTTGTTTCAATCTTTTCGGAGTCGCGTGAAAAAATTCCTCAAAAAAAAGCTTTACAAAGTTCAGTATACCCCCTACGGGTATAGGGTATAAATTTTGAGT
The Opitutia bacterium KCR 482 genome window above contains:
- a CDS encoding carbon starvation CstA family protein, encoding MLLFFLGLLLLVAGYFAYGSFIEKVLAPDDRATPAVSKRDGVDFLTLPHWKNMLIQLLNIAGVGPVIGVILGIKFGTMVFIIIPVGNILAGATHDFLAGMMSLRGGGANLPALIRQNLGSAYSKFFSAFTVLLLLLVVAVFINVPANLIDKEFPQISIFWWTVGAIFTYYVLATLFPVDKIIGKIYPLFGLMLLVGTLAVFVSICFKLIESPEVLGESAKFAEMKWCAANGHPVIPLLFVTIACGIISGFHATQSPIVARTMRSEREARSTFYGMMVLEGVIAMIWAAAGLAVYNMKPEYFQKTPTDVLIYVSQHFLGTWMGIVTVFAVVILAITSGDTAMRSMRLSIAEIFKIDQKPISKRLLTTLPLIIGTTGLLAWSQISAESFNNLWNYFAWGNQVLAASTLLAASVWLFRLSKNGFVALLPGMFMAFIVLTYILWISPEHGGPVGFGLDLAYAYGLGGALTIVLSVWAYKRGKRAELSADANTLPNEEAEG
- a CDS encoding CrcB family protein, with the protein product MNALLMFSAAALGGAFGALVRYFLAAAWDRKAFPFGTFAANMSASFILGTLTALASRGVLEGDLAVFSEAGFCAALSTFSSLAFQIAEMLSEKRYLSASFYATTTLMFGMALFLSAEQCMLRLL
- a CDS encoding pyridoxal phosphate-dependent aminotransferase, with amino-acid sequence MKSRLSVWAQNIAPSPTLAVDAKAKKLKAEGKDVCGFGAGEPDFDTPQFIKAAAIKAINEGKTKYIASSGLPELRERLAAFYGEKKNIKNISADNIIISAGGKFSCYLAMKAVVSPGDEVIIPAPYWVSYPEMAKLCGGVPVFVSATEENDFKLTPEQVEAAITEKTKLLVLNSPSNPTGSVYTKDELEAIMKVVVKHGIIVMSDEIYSFLTYDGTHAFSPAGLSEDARNHTIMVSGFSKAYSMTGWRLGSMCAPDDIAKAVAKLQTQTTSNATTFAQYGALEAIKNPAAAKESLEAMLAVFDRRRLTLWEGLNSIDGVSCRRAKGAFYLFPNISSFGLSSTDFCSKLLDEELVAVVPGVAFGADANIRFSYAVADETIVKGIERTKKFCAKL
- a CDS encoding CrcB family protein encodes the protein MKLRTLAAVGLGGAIGASARVGVCAVVDDGILAILACNIAGSFLLSAAVELRESVHPDFEKLVAVGFCGGLSVFAGFSRDSVSFLSADAYAPFFLNLLGNFVLCVAAVFAARALFRVFRKPTLSEKIAGFFDKSDRGGRGE
- the tsaE gene encoding tRNA (adenosine(37)-N6)-threonylcarbamoyltransferase complex ATPase subunit type 1 TsaE, whose protein sequence is MPKNHAGGARFVSDSPEATRAFAAKFAKNLPDDAFVALSGDLGTGKTAFVKGIAEGLGISARVKSPSYNILSLYDAPDGRKLAHIDAYRLDSPEAFENLALDEVAPAPRCVCVEWWENVAECVPQEAIKIEMSILPDGRHAITIL